GCGATAGATATCCATGAGATCGAGCGACCGATTTTCGGCGAAGCATTCGTACAACGCGGAGATGAGGATCTGTTCGATCTCCGCGCCGGTGAAGCCCTTGGTGGAGCGCGCGAGGTTTTCGATGGACGTGCGCGTCGGATCCTGTTTCCGCTTTTTCAGGTGGATGCGGAAGATCTCGGCGCGCTCGTCTTCCTCGGGCAGATCGACGAAAAACACCTCGTCAAAGCGCCCCTTGCGGATAAACTCGGGCGGCAGGCGATCGATGTCGTTGGCGGTCGCGGCGATGAAGACGGGCTGCGTCTTTTCCTGCATCCACGTGAGGAACGAGGCGAAGATGCGGCTTGTCGAGCCGGACTCGACGGAGTCGGAAAATACGGACACGCCCATCTCGATCTCGTCTACCCAGAGGATGCAGGGCGAGACGGCCTCCGCGGTCAGGATCGCGCGCCGCAGCGATTCCTCCGGGCCGCCGGCGATGCCCGAGAAGATGCGCCCCATATCCAGGCGCAGGAGCGGCAGGTTCCAGTCCTTGGCCAGCGCGGTGATGGCGAGGCTCTTGCCGCAACCGGAGATTCCGGTGAGCAGGATGCCCTTGGGGATCGGCAGGCCGAAATCGCGCGCCTCGCGCGAGAATCCGCGCTCGCGTACGCGGCACCACTGCTTGAAGCGGTCGAGCCCGCCGACCTGGGAGAGATCGTCGCGCGGGCGGATGAAATCGAGGATTTCCGTCTTGCGGAGGATCTGCCGCTTTTCCTCGATGACGAAGTCGGCCTGTTTTTGCGATAGCTCGCGCGAGGCCAGCAGCATCTTGCGCACGGTGCGCCGGATTTCCGCGCGCGTCAGGCCAAGGAACATGCGCAGGAACGCCTCGCGGTCGCGCTCGACGATTGTCGCGGGCGATCCGCCGCCGTGCGCGTGCGTCCATGCCTCGTTCTCCACGATCGACGCGATCTCGGTCACGTCCGGCAACGCGTAGTCGTGCACCACGACGTCCTTGACGAGCTCCGGCGGAATTTGGGTGATCGGCGCGAGAAAGACGACCGCGCGATCCGTGCCGCGAAGCGCGGCCGCGGCGTCGCGGATGCGGCGCACGACATCCGCGCTCTCGCGGATGGGAACGTGAAAATCCTTCAGGACGAACAGCGACGGGGTCGCGTCGTGGATGGCGCGGTCGAGCGCGGCGATGGGGTCGTTCCGGGCTTGTTCGGGGCCGTCGGGCCGGTCGGAAAAGCCCTCCGTCGCGGACCACGTCACGAACGAGCGCGGCGGATCGAGCGCAAGCGTGCAAAGTAGGCCGAGGTGTTCGCAAAC
This genomic stretch from bacterium harbors:
- a CDS encoding AAA family ATPase, producing the protein MTTAESLVEQLPPPALAAKEYFDAGFPIIYIVSWEEERVCEHLGLLCTLALDPPRSFVTWSATEGFSDRPDGPEQARNDPIAALDRAIHDATPSLFVLKDFHVPIRESADVVRRIRDAAAALRGTDRAVVFLAPITQIPPELVKDVVVHDYALPDVTEIASIVENEAWTHAHGGGSPATIVERDREAFLRMFLGLTRAEIRRTVRKMLLASRELSQKQADFVIEEKRQILRKTEILDFIRPRDDLSQVGGLDRFKQWCRVRERGFSREARDFGLPIPKGILLTGISGCGKSLAITALAKDWNLPLLRLDMGRIFSGIAGGPEESLRRAILTAEAVSPCILWVDEIEMGVSVFSDSVESGSTSRIFASFLTWMQEKTQPVFIAATANDIDRLPPEFIRKGRFDEVFFVDLPEEDERAEIFRIHLKKRKQDPTRTSIENLARSTKGFTGAEIEQILISALYECFAENRSLDLMDIYRNIDRTVPLSITMKEQITKTKRWADNRAVRANK